The following coding sequences lie in one Spinacia oleracea cultivar Varoflay chromosome 1, BTI_SOV_V1, whole genome shotgun sequence genomic window:
- the LOC110785564 gene encoding protein C2-DOMAIN ABA-RELATED 4, whose amino-acid sequence MADNKVNPIDNAMGLLRLRVVRGINLAIRDVKSSDPYVVVRLGKQKLKTRIIKKSLNPEWNEDLTLCVTDPNESIKFFVYDHDVFSLDDKMGDAEFDIKPFLEAVKMNLQGVPDGIVVTKVKPDRENCIAEESSIVWKDGKVTQNMFLRLRNVECGEIELQVQWIDLPRS is encoded by the exons atGGCTGACAACAAGGTGAATCCGATTGACAACGCAATGGGTCTGCTTCGTCTTCGTGTCGTTCGTGGTATTAATCTTGCTATTCGTGATGTTAAGAGTAGTGATCCTTATGTCGTTGTTCGTCTTGGCAAACAG AAACTCAAGACTCGTATCATTAAGAAATCTCTTAATCCGGAGTGGAATGAAGATCTAACTCTCTGTGTTACGGATCCCAATGAatcaattaaattt TTTGTTTACGACCATGACGTATTCTCCTTGGATGACAAAATGGGAGACGCAGAGTTTGATATCAAGCCATTTTTGGAAGCAGTGAAGATGAATCTTCAAGGTGTTCCAGATGGAATAGTCGTCACAAAAGTTAAACCAGACAGGGAAAACTGCATTGCAGAAGAAAGCTCGATTGTTTGGAAAGATGGTAAAGTTACTCAAAACATGTTTCTCAGACTTAGAAATGTTGAGTGTGGTGAGATCGAGCTCCAAGTTCAGTGGATTGATCTTCCCCGTTCTTGA